One Campylobacter lari DNA segment encodes these proteins:
- a CDS encoding methyl-accepting chemotaxis protein, whose translation MEEGTKALICNGSINPKYTICSIADYDFYSDAAKQTLMEQIIISLIAIFITLIFIRMIISYNLKPIAIISSGLHNFFNYLNHKDAHSHPIKLKTQDEFGKMADEINENIEIIKEALSKDAKAIEESVNVARKIETGELDLHISSHANNPQIQELIEVLNKMLTTLQTKIGRDLNEIQAVFDSYKHLDFTAAINTPKGDVEKAINALGNEIKNMLSQSLNQGELLNQKAEALKQSMQELTNDATHQTSSLQESARALEQMNSAMSEISIKAQDVVKQSNDIKSVTTVISDIAEQINLLALNAAIEAARAGEHGRGFAVVAEEVRNLAERTQKSLGEIEANTNILAQSISDMGDSIKEEANDISQINESVATIEKLTQQNSQTAIRTNAIANEVDSLAQDILSETKKRKF comes from the coding sequence ATGGAAGAAGGAACCAAGGCTTTAATTTGTAATGGCAGTATTAATCCAAAATACACTATTTGCTCTATAGCTGATTATGATTTTTATAGTGATGCAGCCAAACAAACACTAATGGAGCAAATTATTATCTCTCTAATTGCTATTTTTATAACCTTGATATTTATTAGAATGATTATTTCATATAATCTTAAACCTATTGCAATTATTTCTTCGGGATTACATAATTTCTTTAACTATCTAAATCACAAAGACGCTCATTCTCATCCTATTAAACTTAAAACTCAAGATGAATTTGGAAAAATGGCCGATGAAATCAATGAGAACATTGAAATTATTAAAGAGGCGTTAAGTAAAGATGCAAAAGCTATTGAAGAATCTGTAAATGTTGCTAGAAAAATAGAAACAGGTGAGCTTGATTTACACATTAGCTCTCATGCTAATAATCCGCAAATTCAAGAACTCATAGAAGTTTTAAACAAAATGCTTACCACCTTGCAAACAAAAATAGGTCGTGATTTAAATGAAATTCAAGCTGTATTTGATAGCTACAAACATTTAGATTTTACAGCAGCTATCAACACACCAAAAGGCGATGTAGAAAAAGCAATCAATGCACTAGGAAATGAAATTAAAAATATGCTCTCCCAATCACTCAATCAAGGTGAATTGTTAAACCAAAAAGCTGAGGCGCTCAAGCAAAGCATGCAAGAACTTACCAATGATGCCACACATCAAACCTCATCACTACAAGAAAGCGCAAGAGCTTTAGAGCAAATGAACTCAGCTATGAGTGAAATTTCCATTAAAGCACAAGATGTAGTAAAGCAAAGCAATGATATCAAAAGTGTTACTACGGTGATTTCAGATATAGCTGAACAAATTAATCTCCTTGCATTAAATGCTGCTATTGAAGCTGCACGCGCAGGAGAACATGGACGTGGCTTTGCTGTTGTTGCCGAAGAAGTTAGAAATCTAGCAGAAAGAACTCAAAAGTCTTTAGGTGAAATAGAAGCCAATACTAATATCTTAGCTCAATCTATAAGTGATATGGGAGATTCTATCAAAGAAGAGGCAAATGACATTAGTCAAATCAATGAGTCAGTTGCTACTATAGAAAAGCTCACACAACAAAACTCTCAAACAGCTATAAGAACTAATGCTATTGCTAATGAAGTAGATTCTTTAGCACAAGATATATTAAGTGAAACTAAAAAAAGAAAATTCTAA
- a CDS encoding pyridoxine 5'-phosphate oxidase family protein produces the protein MDERIKNFIHSQKLLNLSMLDEDGGVYCASCYYAFDDKNLALIFASEEHTKHIQLSYKSPKVAVSIALDTNIINLIKGVQIKALFQKATIEQEKIYYERFPFAKFANAYIFALNIQWAKYTDNKILLSKKLEFFI, from the coding sequence ATGGATGAAAGAATTAAAAATTTCATCCATTCACAAAAACTTTTAAATTTAAGCATGCTTGATGAGGATGGTGGAGTATATTGTGCAAGCTGTTATTATGCTTTTGATGATAAAAATTTAGCTTTAATTTTTGCCAGTGAAGAGCACACTAAGCATATTCAACTTTCCTATAAATCCCCTAAAGTGGCAGTTAGTATAGCATTAGATACAAACATTATTAATCTCATTAAAGGAGTGCAAATTAAAGCTCTTTTTCAAAAAGCCACCATAGAACAAGAAAAAATATATTATGAGAGATTTCCTTTTGCAAAATTTGCTAATGCTTATATTTTTGCTTTAAATATACAATGGGCAAAATACACTGACAATAAAATTCTACTCTCCAAAAAATTAGAATTTTTTATTTAA
- a CDS encoding EI24 domain-containing protein, with protein MSILYLSLQDFLSKPFLKFSLLPFLISLFLFALLVYYSYDIFFSYIEDVVSGSFMAWFFSFSIVQFSLAFLSVIGGFFIVVFASVFFTMLIISFLTPYIVKKINQKYYNHSIQKEVNSLEVLLKTFKFILISCVLFVVATFLLVIPFVSIVIYYGVFYCLFHKLLLLDVLSNVLDKSNFDDFYKNSSPLYFKIITLIFFALSSIPLLGLFLQVFYVIFLTHLSYQKILKLKASNNG; from the coding sequence ATGAGTATATTATATCTAAGCTTGCAAGATTTTCTTAGCAAGCCTTTTTTAAAATTTTCTCTCTTGCCATTTTTAATTAGTTTATTTCTTTTTGCCTTACTTGTATATTATAGCTATGATATATTCTTTTCTTACATAGAAGATGTAGTTAGCGGTTCTTTTATGGCTTGGTTTTTTAGCTTTTCCATAGTGCAATTTTCACTTGCATTTTTAAGTGTCATAGGCGGATTTTTCATAGTAGTATTTGCCTCAGTATTTTTTACTATGTTAATAATTTCTTTTTTAACTCCTTATATAGTCAAAAAAATCAATCAAAAATATTACAACCATTCTATACAAAAAGAAGTAAACTCTTTAGAAGTTTTACTAAAAACATTCAAATTTATACTCATCTCATGCGTATTGTTTGTAGTAGCTACTTTCTTATTGGTTATACCCTTTGTTAGCATTGTAATTTATTATGGAGTATTTTATTGTTTATTTCACAAACTTTTATTATTAGATGTGTTAAGTAATGTCTTAGATAAAAGCAATTTTGATGATTTTTATAAAAACTCATCACCTTTGTATTTCAAAATTATCACTTTGATCTTTTTTGCTTTATCAAGCATACCTTTACTCGGTTTATTTTTACAAGTATTTTATGTAATTTTTTTAACTCACTTAAGTTATCAAAAAATTTTAAAACTTAAAGCTAGTAACAATGGATGA
- the dut gene encoding dUTPase yields MEVKDILKSMLELQQKLNDETNGIGWENGYTKEGKLISFRRCIYMECAELIDSFAWKHWKSIHTPANWDNVRIEIVDIWHFILSLILEEYKEKQIDDKNFIAEEVSSVTFFDDFCKETSNPSEADIYGILNDIELIIHKCSGFDYDLGELLSVYFVLARKCGLNFFELYKTYIGKNILNQFRQENGYKEGSYKKTWNGTEDNEVLNQILKETLDYKEIYQKLQENYNQIK; encoded by the coding sequence ATGGAAGTAAAAGATATTTTAAAAAGCATGCTAGAACTCCAGCAAAAACTAAATGATGAGACCAATGGTATAGGTTGGGAAAACGGCTATACTAAAGAAGGCAAATTAATTAGTTTTAGAAGATGTATTTATATGGAGTGTGCTGAGCTTATTGATTCTTTTGCTTGGAAACATTGGAAAAGCATACATACTCCTGCAAACTGGGATAATGTACGCATTGAAATAGTGGATATATGGCATTTTATTTTAAGTTTAATTTTAGAAGAATATAAAGAAAAACAAATCGATGATAAAAACTTCATAGCAGAAGAAGTTTCTTCTGTAACTTTTTTTGATGATTTTTGTAAAGAAACTTCTAATCCAAGTGAAGCAGATATTTATGGAATTTTAAATGATATTGAACTTATTATTCATAAATGCAGTGGATTTGATTATGATTTAGGTGAACTTTTAAGCGTGTATTTTGTTTTAGCTAGAAAATGTGGTTTAAATTTCTTTGAGCTTTATAAAACCTATATTGGAAAAAATATATTAAATCAATTCAGACAAGAAAACGGCTACAAAGAAGGCAGCTATAAAAAAACATGGAATGGCACAGAAGATAATGAAGTTTTAAATCAAATTTTAAAAGAAACGCTAGATTATAAAGAAATTTATCAAAAACTTCAAGAAAATTACAATCAAATTAAATGA
- a CDS encoding hydrogenase small subunit: MSLSNEKLKSILEHKIALLENSHKEEKNISLEAVNSIIKILGLPNDFSPLAHRYFQLHTPPSLIWLHLSECTGCSESLLRTSLPDFLDLIFDFISLEYHETFMSASGHQAESHLEEILEKKDFLLAVEGGVCAIDPFYLTIGAHGENGYEILQKCAKNAKTIFAMGTCSSYGGIQAAHPNPTKSIGISKVLEEKVINIPGCPPSDVNIIAALCFYILFEQDMALDEQNRPLALYGKCLHDLCERKAKFEAGNFAQSFDDENIKQGYCLFKVGCKGPYAYNNCPKVKFNSKTSWPVAAGHGCIACSEENFWDDFGFYEKPMSNEFAYNDFSIILDDKIAHSSSIDELSSDNILLDLESEISGIFYLNDIKINFLDFSFEANPKVFLNNFAKTKMAMTLVQNYQEQFKTYYDFIQENYNDESKISNNILDLFYFIYPFISGKKLNHLDEFLDLALAYKFKHPSKFDFKITINEQAKLDVSKSMRMPLIYILGGLDKEAIAFGLIFSLKEHLKQALKVCKKTHNKKQILICAKNEKLLKLFWDLTSI; this comes from the coding sequence ATGTCTTTAAGCAATGAAAAATTAAAAAGCATATTAGAGCATAAAATCGCTCTATTGGAAAACTCACACAAAGAAGAAAAAAATATCTCATTAGAGGCTGTAAATTCTATTATTAAAATTTTAGGTTTACCAAATGATTTTAGCCCTTTAGCGCATAGATATTTTCAACTTCACACCCCACCTAGCCTTATATGGCTTCATTTAAGCGAATGCACAGGGTGTAGTGAAAGTTTGCTTAGAACTTCATTGCCTGATTTTTTGGATTTAATTTTTGATTTTATTTCTTTAGAATATCATGAAACCTTTATGAGCGCAAGCGGACATCAAGCAGAATCACATCTAGAAGAAATTTTAGAAAAAAAAGATTTTCTTTTAGCTGTTGAAGGTGGGGTTTGTGCTATAGATCCTTTTTATTTAACCATAGGAGCACATGGTGAAAATGGATATGAAATTTTACAAAAATGTGCTAAAAATGCTAAAACAATCTTTGCTATGGGGACTTGTTCAAGCTATGGAGGAATTCAAGCTGCGCATCCAAATCCTACCAAAAGCATAGGAATTTCTAAAGTCTTAGAAGAAAAAGTAATCAATATACCAGGTTGTCCTCCAAGCGATGTAAATATCATCGCAGCACTTTGTTTTTATATATTATTTGAGCAGGATATGGCTTTAGATGAACAAAATAGACCTTTAGCTCTTTATGGAAAATGCTTGCATGATTTATGTGAAAGAAAGGCTAAATTTGAAGCAGGAAATTTTGCTCAAAGTTTTGATGATGAGAATATAAAACAAGGCTATTGTCTTTTTAAGGTAGGTTGTAAAGGACCTTATGCTTACAATAATTGCCCTAAGGTTAAATTTAACTCCAAAACCTCTTGGCCAGTAGCTGCAGGACATGGATGCATTGCTTGTAGTGAAGAAAATTTTTGGGATGATTTTGGTTTTTATGAAAAACCTATGAGTAATGAATTTGCTTATAATGATTTTTCTATTATATTAGATGATAAAATAGCCCATAGTAGTTCTATCGATGAGCTTAGTTCAGATAATATTTTACTAGATTTAGAAAGTGAAATTAGTGGGATTTTTTATCTAAATGATATAAAGATTAATTTTTTAGATTTTAGTTTTGAAGCTAATCCTAAAGTTTTTTTAAATAATTTTGCAAAAACCAAAATGGCTATGACTTTAGTGCAAAATTATCAAGAACAATTTAAAACATATTATGATTTTATACAAGAAAATTATAATGATGAAAGCAAAATTAGTAATAATATCTTAGATTTATTTTATTTTATCTATCCATTTATTAGCGGAAAAAAATTAAACCATTTAGATGAGTTTTTAGATCTTGCTTTAGCTTATAAGTTTAAACATCCTAGCAAATTTGATTTTAAAATCACAATTAACGAGCAAGCAAAACTTGATGTTTCTAAATCTATGCGTATGCCTTTGATTTATATTTTAGGTGGCTTAGATAAAGAAGCCATTGCCTTTGGGTTGATTTTTTCTTTAAAAGAACATTTAAAACAAGCTTTAAAAGTATGCAAAAAAACACACAATAAAAAGCAAATTTTAATATGTGCAAAAAATGAAAAATTATTAAAATTATTTTGGGATTTAACGAGCATTTAA
- a CDS encoding triose-phosphate isomerase, translated as MIFAANLKCNHTRSSFELYAQKLNQNLNKEDEVFIFPPSVAFLKDNFSFQQGAQNFYPCENGAYTGEIGKIHLEEFSIKSVLIGHSERRALSEDESFLRAKFDFAKNLDFNIIYCIGESLETKNANKSLDFLKKQIENIDLSYKKLIIAYEPIYSIGTGVSANLDDINTILNFLREFTNAKLLYGGSVNQSNVKEICALKNCDGVLIGSAALNANDFLNMIQIAKG; from the coding sequence ATGATTTTTGCAGCAAATTTAAAGTGCAATCACACAAGATCAAGCTTTGAACTTTACGCTCAAAAATTAAACCAAAACTTAAACAAAGAAGATGAAGTTTTCATCTTCCCTCCTAGTGTAGCTTTCTTAAAAGACAATTTTTCCTTCCAACAAGGCGCGCAGAATTTCTACCCTTGTGAAAATGGAGCGTATACTGGAGAAATAGGTAAAATTCACTTGGAAGAATTTAGTATCAAAAGTGTTTTAATAGGCCATTCTGAAAGAAGAGCTTTAAGTGAAGATGAAAGCTTTTTAAGGGCTAAATTTGATTTTGCAAAAAATCTTGATTTTAATATCATTTATTGTATAGGCGAAAGTTTAGAAACTAAAAATGCTAACAAAAGTTTGGATTTTTTAAAAAAACAAATTGAAAATATTGACTTATCTTATAAAAAACTTATCATAGCTTACGAACCTATTTATTCTATAGGCACAGGAGTTAGTGCCAATCTTGATGATATTAACACTATACTTAATTTTTTAAGAGAATTTACCAACGCTAAGCTTTTATATGGTGGAAGTGTCAATCAAAGCAATGTTAAAGAAATTTGCGCTTTAAAAAATTGTGATGGAGTATTAATAGGTTCGGCTGCATTAAATGCAAATGATTTTTTAAATATGATACAAATAGCTAAAGGTTAA
- a CDS encoding phosphoglycerate kinase — MSSILSIKDIDLAKKKVFIRCDFNVPQDEFLNITDDRRIRSAIPTIRYCLDNGCAVILASHLGRPKEIASKYSLEPVAKRLARLMAKEVIMAKDVIGEDAKKKASELKPSEILLLENLRFEKGETKNDENLAKELASMADVYINDAFGVCHRAHASVEAITKYFDNTHKGAGFLLQKEIEFASNLIKHPARPFVAVVGGSKVSGKLQALTNLLPKVDKLIIGGGMAFTFLKAQGYDIGNSLLEEDLIEEANKILLKGKNLGVKIYLPVDITAAQTCSQEAVMKYTPVQEIPAGWMGLDIGPASVRLFKEALSDAQTIWWNGPMGVFEIDKFSKGSIKMSHYISESHATTVIGGGDTADVVARAGDADEMTFISTGGGASLELIEGKELPGVKPLTIKDNE; from the coding sequence ATGAGTAGTATTTTATCGATTAAAGATATTGATCTTGCAAAGAAAAAAGTATTTATAAGATGTGATTTTAATGTTCCTCAAGATGAGTTTTTAAATATTACTGATGATCGTCGTATTCGCTCAGCTATCCCTACCATAAGATATTGTTTAGATAATGGTTGTGCAGTTATTTTAGCTTCACATTTAGGGCGCCCAAAAGAAATAGCTTCAAAATATTCTTTAGAACCGGTTGCAAAAAGACTTGCACGTTTAATGGCTAAAGAAGTCATCATGGCTAAAGATGTTATAGGTGAAGATGCAAAGAAAAAAGCTAGTGAATTAAAGCCGAGTGAAATCTTACTTTTAGAAAATTTACGCTTTGAAAAGGGAGAAACTAAGAATGATGAAAATTTAGCCAAAGAACTTGCTTCTATGGCCGATGTTTATATTAACGATGCTTTTGGGGTTTGTCATAGAGCTCATGCTAGTGTTGAAGCTATCACTAAATACTTTGACAATACACACAAAGGTGCAGGCTTTTTACTCCAAAAAGAAATCGAGTTTGCAAGTAATCTCATCAAACACCCTGCGCGTCCTTTTGTGGCGGTAGTAGGTGGCTCTAAAGTAAGCGGAAAACTACAAGCTTTGACTAACTTACTTCCAAAAGTAGATAAGCTTATCATAGGTGGAGGTATGGCCTTTACTTTCTTAAAAGCTCAAGGTTATGATATAGGAAATTCTCTTTTAGAAGAAGATTTAATTGAAGAAGCAAATAAAATCTTACTCAAAGGTAAAAATCTAGGTGTAAAAATTTATCTTCCTGTGGATATTACAGCAGCACAAACTTGCTCTCAAGAAGCAGTGATGAAATACACCCCTGTACAAGAAATTCCTGCGGGTTGGATGGGGCTTGATATAGGTCCAGCTAGCGTAAGGTTGTTTAAAGAAGCGCTTTCTGATGCTCAAACTATATGGTGGAATGGACCTATGGGGGTTTTTGAAATAGATAAATTCTCAAAAGGTAGTATTAAAATGAGCCATTATATTAGCGAATCTCATGCAACAACTGTAATAGGCGGTGGTGATACTGCTGATGTTGTAGCAAGAGCAGGTGATGCTGATGAGATGACTTTCATTTCAACTGGCGGTGGAGCATCATTAGAACTTATAGAAGGAAAAGAACTTCCTGGTGTAAAACCTTTGACTATAAAGGATAATGAATGA
- the gap gene encoding type I glyceraldehyde-3-phosphate dehydrogenase, translating to MAVKVAINGFGRIGRCVARIIMKRDDIELVAINDTTDIELTKYLFKYDTVHGVYDGSVENDGDDLIIDNKKIKVLKSRNVADLDFAKYGAQIVLECTGAHLTMEKCQGFLDHGVQKVIMSAPAKDKTPTYVLGVNAHEYKGENIISNASCTTNCLGPICRVLQDNFGIEKGLMTTIHAYTNGQSIIDAKARDKRRSRAAAQNIIPTSTGAAKAMKLVMPELDGKLHGQSMRVPVADVSTVDLTATLKKKVSKEEINEAFRKAAASNLKGILLVDDEERVSSDFITCSYGAIVASDLTQVICDDFVKVVAWYDNEWGYSSRLVDMAVFVAKA from the coding sequence ATGGCTGTAAAAGTTGCAATAAATGGTTTTGGACGCATTGGAAGATGTGTTGCAAGAATTATTATGAAGCGCGATGATATCGAGCTTGTAGCGATTAATGATACTACTGATATAGAGCTTACTAAATATCTTTTTAAATATGACACCGTTCATGGGGTATATGATGGTAGTGTTGAAAATGATGGTGATGATTTAATAATTGATAATAAAAAAATAAAAGTTTTAAAAAGTAGAAATGTAGCTGATTTAGACTTTGCAAAATATGGCGCACAGATTGTTTTAGAATGTACTGGCGCACACTTAACTATGGAAAAATGTCAAGGATTTTTAGATCATGGGGTACAAAAAGTTATCATGAGCGCACCTGCAAAAGATAAAACTCCAACTTATGTTTTAGGGGTAAATGCTCACGAATACAAAGGCGAAAACATCATCTCAAACGCAAGTTGTACTACTAACTGTCTAGGTCCAATTTGTAGAGTTTTGCAAGATAATTTTGGCATAGAAAAAGGTTTAATGACAACTATTCATGCCTACACAAACGGACAAAGCATTATTGATGCAAAAGCAAGAGATAAAAGAAGATCACGTGCTGCTGCTCAAAATATCATCCCTACTTCAACAGGTGCAGCAAAAGCTATGAAACTTGTTATGCCTGAACTTGATGGAAAATTACATGGTCAAAGCATGCGTGTACCTGTAGCTGATGTGTCAACTGTGGATTTAACTGCAACTTTAAAGAAAAAAGTAAGTAAAGAAGAAATCAACGAAGCCTTTAGAAAAGCAGCTGCTAGTAATTTAAAAGGTATATTATTGGTTGATGATGAAGAAAGAGTTTCAAGTGATTTTATAACTTGCTCTTATGGTGCAATTGTAGCAAGTGATTTAACTCAAGTAATTTGTGATGATTTTGTTAAAGTGGTTGCTTGGTATGATAATGAATGGGGATATTCTTCTCGTTTAGTAGATATGGCAGTATTCGTAGCAAAGGCTTAA
- the nadD gene encoding nicotinate (nicotinamide) nucleotide adenylyltransferase, producing the protein MKIALFGGSFDPPHLGHNAIVFNALANLELDKLIIMPTFISPFKQEFTANEQRRLKWCEMIWGGLEKVEICDFEIKKQRPVPSIESVDFLYKQYEISKFYLILGADHLQSLEKWHEFERLQNLVEFVVAKRDGIFIPKHFKTLDTKVDISSSFIRETLQTSQVCEQIKEEVKLYYSKFKNI; encoded by the coding sequence ATGAAAATCGCACTTTTTGGTGGCAGTTTTGATCCACCTCATTTAGGGCATAATGCTATAGTCTTTAATGCGCTAGCAAATTTAGAGCTTGATAAGCTCATTATTATGCCAACTTTTATTAGCCCTTTTAAGCAAGAATTTACCGCAAATGAACAAAGACGCTTAAAATGGTGTGAGATGATTTGGGGAGGTTTGGAAAAAGTTGAAATTTGTGATTTTGAAATAAAAAAACAAAGACCTGTACCTAGTATAGAAAGTGTTGATTTTTTGTACAAACAATATGAAATTTCTAAATTTTATCTTATTTTGGGAGCTGATCATTTACAAAGTCTTGAAAAATGGCATGAATTTGAAAGATTGCAAAATTTGGTAGAATTTGTTGTAGCTAAAAGAGATGGTATTTTTATACCAAAACATTTTAAAACCTTAGATACTAAAGTAGATATCTCTTCTTCTTTTATAAGAGAAACCTTGCAAACATCACAAGTTTGTGAGCAAATCAAAGAAGAAGTTAAGCTTTATTATTCTAAATTTAAAAATATTTAA
- the rsfS gene encoding ribosome silencing factor has translation MQERINNIVQILDDKKADLIETFDMQDRDYFVKFVVIATTMGERHALSLIDDLKTNLKSKGEEFLNIESSEEWTVLDLGDILIHLMNETYRAKYNIEEFLKSLNKENQN, from the coding sequence ATGCAAGAAAGAATTAATAATATAGTGCAAATTTTAGATGATAAAAAAGCAGATTTAATAGAAACCTTTGATATGCAAGATAGGGATTATTTTGTCAAATTTGTAGTGATTGCTACTACTATGGGGGAAAGACATGCGCTTTCTTTGATTGATGATTTAAAAACTAATCTTAAAAGCAAGGGTGAGGAGTTTTTAAATATAGAAAGTAGTGAAGAATGGACTGTACTTGATTTGGGAGATATTTTGATTCACTTAATGAATGAAACTTATAGAGCAAAATATAATATAGAAGAATTTTTAAAAAGTTTAAACAAAGAAAATCAAAACTAG